In a single window of the Limnochorda sp. L945t genome:
- a CDS encoding DmpA family aminopeptidase, whose amino-acid sequence MGNGRPRAREWGLRLGVLPPGPRNAITDVEGVAVGHTTLWMGEGPLVEGVGPVRTGVTVILPHRGNLYLEKVPAAQFTFNGYGKATGLAQIDETGTIESPIAVTSTLNVARVADALVSHCLEQNPGVGRVLGTFSPVVAEIYDGFLSDARGRHVREQHVREAIRSASTGPVEEGCVGAGTGAMAFGWKGGVGTSSRVLPASHGGWTVGSLVVTNFAGVLTIQGLPVGPLLGHMPLDLPAREADGQPHEGGSVIVVLATDAPLSPRNLHRLARRGVIGLARTGFFGTHTSGDFVLAFSTAVRIPHAARLPSGQESLVLPGTGEVRNEATSALFLAAAEATEEAVLNALFRATTVVGRDGHRAEALDLEKLRELLGNLVSR is encoded by the coding sequence ATGGGCAACGGCAGGCCGAGGGCGCGGGAGTGGGGGCTGAGGCTCGGGGTGCTGCCGCCCGGCCCTCGCAACGCCATCACCGACGTCGAGGGCGTGGCGGTGGGGCACACGACCCTCTGGATGGGGGAGGGGCCGCTGGTCGAGGGGGTGGGGCCGGTCCGGACCGGCGTGACGGTGATCCTGCCCCACCGCGGCAACCTGTACCTCGAGAAGGTGCCGGCCGCCCAGTTTACCTTCAACGGGTACGGCAAGGCGACGGGGCTTGCGCAGATCGACGAGACGGGGACGATCGAGAGCCCGATCGCCGTCACCAGCACCCTCAACGTGGCGCGGGTGGCCGATGCCCTGGTCAGCCATTGCCTGGAGCAAAACCCCGGCGTGGGCCGGGTGCTCGGCACGTTCAGCCCGGTGGTGGCGGAGATCTACGACGGGTTCCTGAGCGATGCCCGGGGGCGACACGTGCGGGAGCAACACGTTCGGGAGGCGATCCGGTCGGCCTCCACGGGGCCCGTGGAGGAGGGTTGCGTGGGAGCCGGCACGGGGGCGATGGCGTTCGGGTGGAAGGGCGGGGTCGGCACGTCCTCCCGGGTGCTCCCGGCAAGCCACGGCGGGTGGACGGTGGGAAGCCTCGTGGTGACCAACTTCGCCGGGGTGCTGACCATCCAGGGTCTGCCGGTAGGGCCGCTTCTGGGCCACATGCCGCTCGACCTGCCCGCGCGCGAGGCGGACGGCCAGCCGCACGAGGGAGGCTCGGTGATCGTGGTGCTGGCCACCGACGCACCCTTGTCGCCTCGCAACCTGCATCGCCTGGCACGGCGGGGGGTCATAGGATTGGCCCGGACGGGCTTTTTCGGCACGCACACGAGCGGCGACTTCGTCCTCGCCTTCTCCACCGCCGTTCGCATCCCCCATGCGGCGCGCCTTCCGAGCGGGCAGGAGTCCCTCGTCCTGCCGGGCACCGGCGAGGTGCGTAACGAGGCGACGTCGGCGCTTTTCCTGGCAGCTGCCGAGGCGACGGAAGAGGCCGTACTCAACGCGCTGTTCCGGGCGACCACCGTAGTCGGGCGGGACGGCCACCGGGCCGAGGCGCTCGACCTGGAGAAGCTCCGGGAGCTGCTGGGTAACCTCGTGTCTCGGTAG
- a CDS encoding carbohydrate ABC transporter permease translates to MKYRQWAPYLFISPFYVMFAVFMLYPVVCSFVLSFHSWNGVGPLVRVGLANFARLSQDPLFLQSFANSAIIFLMYVPAMTFMALVLAAILNTGYLKFRAGWRLSIFLPYVTAVVAVGYTFALLLDRDYGLLNLVAVNLGLGKIEWLLQPNLARLSLSGLVTWRWLGYNMIIMLGGLQNISPELYEAARIDGAGASRAFFAITVPLMRPVILFAVILSTIGTFSLFTEPYILFQGTGGAGPANSTLTPVLYLYQNAFNFLKFGYASAIAYAYFAVLFILTGLQWRVFGTDEEGRR, encoded by the coding sequence ATGAAGTACAGGCAATGGGCTCCGTACCTCTTCATCTCGCCGTTTTACGTCATGTTTGCCGTTTTCATGTTGTATCCGGTGGTATGCAGTTTCGTGCTGAGCTTCCACTCGTGGAACGGCGTGGGGCCCTTGGTCCGGGTCGGCCTCGCCAACTTTGCCAGGCTTTCCCAAGATCCCCTCTTTCTCCAGTCGTTCGCCAACAGCGCGATCATCTTCTTGATGTACGTGCCGGCCATGACATTCATGGCCCTGGTGCTGGCCGCCATTCTCAACACCGGGTACCTCAAGTTTCGCGCGGGGTGGCGTCTGTCGATCTTTCTCCCGTACGTGACGGCCGTCGTGGCGGTGGGCTACACGTTCGCCCTGCTGCTGGACCGCGACTACGGTCTGCTCAACCTGGTTGCCGTCAACCTGGGTCTCGGCAAGATCGAGTGGCTGCTGCAACCCAATCTGGCCAGGCTTTCTCTCAGCGGCCTCGTAACCTGGCGATGGCTCGGCTACAACATGATCATCATGCTCGGGGGCCTGCAAAACATCTCCCCGGAGCTATACGAGGCAGCCCGCATCGATGGGGCCGGCGCCTCACGGGCGTTCTTCGCGATCACGGTGCCGCTCATGCGGCCGGTGATCCTGTTCGCGGTCATCCTGTCGACCATCGGCACCTTCTCGCTGTTCACGGAGCCCTACATCCTTTTCCAGGGCACCGGCGGTGCAGGGCCCGCCAACTCGACTCTGACGCCGGTGCTCTACCTCTACCAGAACGCGTTCAATTTCCTCAAGTTCGGCTACGCGTCGGCCATCGCGTATGCCTACTTCGCTGTCCTGTTTATCTTGACGGGGCTACAGTGGCGGGTCTTCGGGACGGACGAGGAGGGGAGACGCTGA
- a CDS encoding carbohydrate ABC transporter permease: MRAWRGKALKGLAYVGMTLLACTMVLPFLWMLASSFKPQSEIFAYPPSLVPRTPSLANYRGLFEQMPFAVNLFNTAYIATLFTTLAIFFCTLGGFGFAKYRFRGREPLFLVLLASMVIPFEVTMVPLYVVYQRIGWVDTHWPLIIPGTANAFGIFFMRQIIRGVPDELLDAARIDGAGEFGIFTRVVVPTVMPAIASLGIIFFMGSWNNFLWPLVLLRSERKLTAAVAIARLQGSIYTPYDLVMAGSVVLTLPLLLVFVLMQRQFIEGIMSGAVKS; this comes from the coding sequence ATGAGGGCCTGGAGGGGCAAGGCGCTGAAGGGTTTGGCGTACGTGGGCATGACCCTGCTCGCGTGCACCATGGTCTTGCCGTTTCTGTGGATGCTGGCGAGCTCGTTCAAGCCTCAGTCGGAGATATTCGCCTATCCTCCCTCTCTGGTCCCGAGGACACCCTCGCTCGCCAACTACCGGGGACTGTTCGAGCAGATGCCCTTTGCCGTCAATCTGTTCAACACGGCGTACATCGCAACCCTGTTCACGACCCTCGCCATCTTCTTCTGCACCCTTGGCGGGTTTGGCTTCGCCAAGTACCGGTTCCGGGGGCGGGAGCCTCTTTTCCTCGTCTTACTTGCCTCGATGGTGATTCCGTTCGAGGTAACGATGGTACCGCTGTACGTCGTCTACCAGCGCATCGGATGGGTCGACACCCATTGGCCCCTGATCATCCCCGGAACGGCCAACGCGTTCGGCATCTTTTTCATGCGCCAGATCATCCGGGGCGTGCCCGACGAACTGCTCGATGCCGCCCGTATCGACGGGGCAGGGGAGTTCGGCATCTTTACCCGGGTCGTCGTCCCTACCGTGATGCCAGCCATCGCCAGCCTCGGCATCATCTTCTTCATGGGCTCCTGGAACAACTTCCTATGGCCACTCGTGCTGCTCAGAAGCGAACGCAAACTCACGGCGGCCGTCGCGATCGCGCGCCTGCAGGGAAGCATCTACACTCCTTACGACCTAGTGATGGCTGGGTCGGTGGTGCTCACGTTGCCGTTGTTGTTGGTGTTCGTGCTGATGCAGCGCCAGTTCATCGAAGGCATCATGTCCGGAGCGGTCAAGAGTTGA
- a CDS encoding ABC transporter substrate-binding protein produces MRMRPALSVLGMAVLLALTAVAVPAAAAPTTITVWGWDYQKKVVDGLLPDFYKLHPDIKVEWKVMQPQQVRQNMLLALSSGAGAPDVFAAESAWVGQLIAVGGIWDITDKVQALKDQFNAYKWQDVSLDGRIYGMPWDSGPVALYYRRDVLQESGLPTDPQAVADTFSTWDRYYELAGKIHSATKAYMFAHAKANNDARDWEKLAWQAGAGYFDAAGRVILDRRPENTRVLEFLARFWKDNMAQDAQPWTPAWYAGFADGSVATHFGAVWMGGFLKTWVAPKAEGKWGVAPLPAWTQGGVRTSNDGGSNLLIPAQSKHKEAAWAFVSFVTANRDAQVKAWESMDSFPSLESAYSAPIAREPDPYFAGQPYRLVFVELAKQIPTWYYTKDYPEANSILAAEIVNVALGKKTPEQAIKDAATQIRKRTGRQ; encoded by the coding sequence ATGCGGATGCGTCCAGCTCTTTCGGTCTTGGGGATGGCGGTACTACTGGCTTTGACAGCGGTGGCCGTGCCGGCGGCGGCTGCGCCCACCACCATCACGGTGTGGGGATGGGACTACCAGAAAAAGGTGGTGGACGGGCTCCTGCCGGACTTCTACAAGCTCCATCCGGATATCAAGGTCGAGTGGAAGGTCATGCAACCCCAGCAGGTGCGCCAAAACATGTTGCTTGCGCTTTCGTCGGGCGCCGGCGCGCCGGACGTGTTCGCCGCGGAATCGGCATGGGTGGGGCAGCTCATTGCCGTCGGGGGTATCTGGGACATCACGGACAAAGTGCAGGCGCTCAAAGACCAGTTCAATGCGTACAAGTGGCAGGACGTCTCCCTCGACGGGCGGATCTACGGGATGCCTTGGGACAGCGGCCCCGTGGCGCTCTACTATCGTCGTGACGTACTTCAGGAGAGCGGCCTGCCCACCGATCCGCAGGCCGTGGCCGATACCTTCTCGACGTGGGATCGGTACTACGAGCTGGCCGGCAAGATCCACTCGGCGACCAAGGCGTACATGTTTGCCCACGCCAAAGCCAACAACGACGCACGCGATTGGGAGAAGCTCGCGTGGCAGGCCGGCGCAGGCTACTTCGATGCTGCCGGCCGGGTGATACTGGACAGGCGGCCCGAAAACACCCGGGTGCTCGAGTTCCTTGCCCGCTTCTGGAAGGACAACATGGCGCAGGACGCGCAGCCGTGGACGCCCGCCTGGTACGCGGGGTTCGCCGACGGCTCGGTGGCCACGCACTTCGGGGCGGTGTGGATGGGCGGCTTCCTCAAGACCTGGGTGGCCCCTAAGGCAGAGGGCAAGTGGGGCGTGGCACCGCTTCCGGCCTGGACCCAAGGAGGAGTGCGCACCTCCAACGACGGCGGCTCCAACCTCCTGATCCCGGCCCAGTCCAAGCACAAGGAGGCGGCCTGGGCGTTCGTCTCCTTCGTGACGGCTAACCGGGATGCCCAGGTCAAGGCCTGGGAGTCGATGGACTCCTTCCCGTCGCTGGAGTCGGCCTATTCGGCCCCTATCGCCCGGGAGCCCGACCCGTACTTCGCCGGGCAGCCGTACCGGCTGGTCTTCGTCGAACTGGCCAAGCAGATCCCGACCTGGTACTACACCAAGGATTACCCCGAAGCCAACAGCATCCTGGCGGCCGAGATCGTCAACGTGGCGCTCGGCAAGAAGACGCCCGAGCAAGCTATCAAGGACGCGGCCACGCAGATCCGCAAGCGGACCGGACGGCAGTAA